A genomic stretch from Bradyrhizobium quebecense includes:
- a CDS encoding transporter substrate-binding domain-containing protein, which translates to MTKPSIPVGIICSQHGPYQAMGREILKSAMMAVDEINEQDEFDFAISAHVRDPRGIISEYHTVCDDLIRNVGVEHIIGCYTSASRKQVLPIVERTDRLLWYPARYEGFECSDNVIYVGASPNHNVLPLVRYVLDNLSREIFCVGSNYVWTWETNRVTRELVTAARGRILAERLLELGESAVTHIVDEIVRRRPPVVFNTLVGSSSYDFIRAFHAATTAAGLDIPMLSCSLCEPELKIAGPASAGCITSSAYFESIRLPENQAFVARWKTRHGEHSSPSVDGQSAYVAVYLLARALQRAGTSDIGEVRRAAAGHRYNSPQGPVWIDGSNNHCVLTPRLAVSNADGQFDIFWEAEAPVKPDPYLTQLDIAAGPARDGTLPNAPHLRVVK; encoded by the coding sequence ATGACAAAGCCGTCCATTCCCGTTGGCATTATCTGCTCGCAGCACGGGCCCTATCAGGCCATGGGGCGCGAGATCCTGAAGAGCGCCATGATGGCGGTCGACGAGATCAACGAGCAGGACGAGTTCGACTTCGCGATATCGGCGCATGTCCGCGATCCCCGCGGCATCATTTCGGAATACCATACGGTCTGCGACGACCTCATTCGCAATGTCGGCGTCGAGCACATCATCGGCTGCTACACCTCGGCTTCGCGCAAGCAGGTGCTCCCGATCGTCGAGCGCACCGACCGCCTGCTCTGGTATCCGGCGCGCTACGAGGGGTTCGAATGCTCCGACAACGTCATCTATGTCGGCGCCTCGCCCAATCACAACGTGCTGCCGCTGGTGCGCTACGTGCTCGACAATCTGTCGCGCGAGATTTTCTGCGTCGGCTCCAACTATGTCTGGACCTGGGAGACCAACCGCGTCACCCGCGAGCTGGTGACGGCCGCGCGAGGACGGATTCTCGCGGAACGTCTGCTCGAGCTCGGTGAAAGCGCGGTCACGCACATCGTCGACGAGATCGTACGGCGCCGGCCGCCGGTTGTGTTCAACACGCTGGTCGGCAGTTCGAGCTATGATTTCATCCGCGCGTTTCATGCCGCAACCACGGCGGCAGGTCTCGACATCCCGATGCTGAGCTGCAGCCTGTGCGAGCCCGAGCTCAAGATCGCGGGCCCCGCATCGGCCGGCTGCATCACGTCGTCGGCCTATTTCGAAAGCATCCGCCTGCCCGAGAACCAGGCCTTCGTCGCGCGCTGGAAGACGCGTCACGGCGAGCACAGCAGCCCGTCGGTGGACGGGCAATCCGCCTATGTCGCGGTCTATCTGCTGGCCCGCGCGCTGCAACGCGCCGGCACGTCCGATATCGGCGAGGTACGGCGCGCCGCGGCCGGCCATCGCTACAATTCGCCGCAAGGCCCGGTCTGGATCGACGGCAGCAACAACCACTGCGTCCTGACGCCGCGGCTCGCCGTCTCCAACGCCGACGGACAGTTTGACATCTTCTGGGAAGCTGAAGCTCCGGTTAAACCGGATCCCTATCTGACGCAGCTCGACATCGCCGCCGGCCCCGCAAGGGATGGAACGTTGCCGAATGCGCCGCATTTGCGGGTTGTGAAATGA
- a CDS encoding ABC transporter ATP-binding protein encodes MALVDVKGVSKRFGGLTAVSDVDLTVNAGEVHCLIGPNGAGKSTLFKLIVGLYPPTTGSIFFDSVDITAERPYARVQRGMSIKMQAPSVFKELPVRQNIQIALQERLSGAECRVEEERLLALLNLADDSGRLAGVLSHGQQQWLEIGMALALQPQLLLLDEPTAGMSPEETYKTGELIKSFNAEGMTVLVVEHDMAFVRQVAQRVTVLHLGKIFARGSLEAILEDEKVAEIYLGKTHAH; translated from the coding sequence ATGGCGCTGGTCGATGTAAAAGGTGTCTCCAAGCGCTTCGGTGGATTGACCGCCGTCTCCGATGTCGATCTGACGGTCAATGCCGGTGAGGTCCATTGCCTGATCGGCCCCAACGGGGCCGGGAAGAGCACGCTTTTCAAGCTGATCGTTGGCCTCTATCCACCGACCACCGGCAGCATCTTCTTCGACTCCGTCGATATCACCGCGGAGCGACCCTACGCGCGGGTGCAGCGCGGCATGAGCATCAAGATGCAGGCGCCGAGCGTGTTCAAGGAATTGCCGGTGCGGCAGAACATCCAGATCGCGCTGCAGGAGCGGCTTTCGGGCGCGGAATGCCGGGTTGAGGAGGAGCGGCTGCTGGCGCTGCTCAATCTGGCTGACGATAGCGGCAGGCTCGCCGGTGTGCTGTCGCATGGCCAGCAGCAATGGCTGGAGATCGGGATGGCGCTCGCATTGCAGCCGCAGCTTTTGCTGCTGGACGAGCCGACCGCCGGCATGTCGCCGGAAGAGACCTACAAGACCGGCGAACTGATCAAGTCGTTCAATGCCGAGGGTATGACGGTTCTTGTCGTTGAGCACGACATGGCGTTCGTGCGTCAGGTCGCCCAGCGCGTGACCGTTCTGCATCTTGGCAAGATCTTCGCGCGCGGCAGCTTGGAGGCGATCCTGGAAGACGAGAAGGTCGCGGAAATCTACCTGGGTAAGACCCATGCCCACTGA
- a CDS encoding amidase: protein MPTTDLHYLGLIEVGQQIQTKKLSPVEVTRAMLGRIEQFDGKLKSYAYVMGDAALAQAAAAEKEIASGKIKGPLHGVPIAVKDLCWVKGAPAAHGMTIHRDFRPSEDATVVARLKDAGAVILGKLQQTEGAYADHHPKIDPPKNPWNADLWSGASSSGSGVATAAGLCFGSLGTDTGGSIRFPSAANGITGVKPTWGRVSRYGAFELAATLDHIGPMARSAADCGAILAVIAGQDPKDTTSVPLSVPDYLAGLSGDLRGVTIGVDRRWTSEGTDEAAGNVLGEGLRVAADLGAKIKEITFPDPKAVIEDWFPLCGIEVAVAHEETYPARKDEYGPALAGLLDLGRAQSGMDYQKIVLRREAFRGAVRLLFETVDLIAVPAQAFAAPTLAKMAALGEDPSLITGLLRFTCPFDMTGSPTVTLPGGFAPNGGPVAFQFVGRHFDEASLVRAGDAFQRVTDWHKRHPAI from the coding sequence ATGCCGACGACGGATCTTCACTATCTCGGGCTCATTGAGGTCGGGCAGCAAATCCAGACCAAAAAGCTCTCGCCGGTCGAGGTGACGAGAGCGATGCTCGGGCGGATCGAGCAGTTCGACGGCAAGCTGAAGAGCTACGCTTATGTGATGGGCGACGCAGCGCTTGCCCAAGCCGCGGCAGCCGAAAAGGAGATCGCGTCCGGCAAGATCAAGGGGCCGCTGCACGGCGTGCCGATCGCCGTCAAGGATTTGTGCTGGGTCAAGGGCGCGCCGGCCGCGCACGGCATGACCATTCATCGCGACTTCCGTCCGAGTGAGGATGCCACCGTGGTCGCGCGGCTGAAGGACGCCGGCGCTGTCATCCTCGGCAAGCTGCAGCAAACCGAGGGCGCCTATGCCGATCATCACCCGAAGATCGATCCGCCGAAGAACCCGTGGAATGCCGATCTGTGGTCCGGCGCATCGTCGAGCGGTTCCGGCGTCGCCACCGCCGCGGGGCTTTGCTTCGGGTCGCTTGGAACCGATACCGGCGGGTCGATCCGCTTTCCCTCGGCGGCCAACGGCATCACCGGGGTGAAGCCGACCTGGGGACGCGTCAGCCGTTACGGCGCTTTCGAGCTCGCCGCAACGCTGGATCACATCGGTCCGATGGCGCGCAGCGCGGCCGATTGCGGCGCGATATTGGCCGTGATTGCGGGCCAGGATCCCAAGGACACCACGTCCGTGCCGCTATCCGTGCCGGACTATCTCGCTGGTTTGTCCGGAGACTTGCGCGGCGTGACGATCGGGGTCGATCGGCGCTGGACCAGCGAGGGCACCGACGAGGCTGCCGGCAATGTGCTCGGCGAAGGTCTGCGTGTTGCCGCTGATCTCGGCGCGAAGATCAAGGAGATCACGTTCCCTGATCCAAAAGCCGTGATCGAGGACTGGTTCCCGCTGTGCGGCATCGAAGTGGCCGTTGCGCACGAGGAGACCTATCCGGCACGCAAGGACGAATACGGTCCGGCGCTTGCCGGCCTGCTCGACCTCGGTCGGGCGCAATCCGGGATGGACTATCAGAAGATCGTGCTGCGGCGCGAAGCGTTTCGCGGCGCCGTGCGACTGCTGTTCGAGACGGTCGATCTGATCGCGGTCCCGGCCCAGGCGTTCGCTGCGCCGACATTGGCCAAGATGGCGGCACTCGGTGAGGACCCGTCGCTGATTACCGGGCTGCTGCGCTTCACCTGTCCGTTCGACATGACCGGCAGCCCGACCGTGACGCTTCCCGGCGGCTTTGCGCCGAACGGCGGTCCGGTCGCCTTCCAGTTTGTCGGCCGTCATTTCGACGAGGCAAGTCTCGTCCGTGCCGGCGATGCCTTCCAGCGCGTCACCGACTGGCACAAGCGCCATCCCGCGATCTGA
- a CDS encoding branched-chain amino acid ABC transporter permease: MLKLLDGPQTLGRGKIFWSCFVAVLAGALIYPLFADSYDVGNFAYFLIWIFMALGLCLMWGYGGMLSFGQTFFFGIAGYGYGVLAINMGGGTATIAALVLSVVIAMMAAGVLGYFMIWGGISGIFFGIVTLSATLVLAFFLGQTAGPEWHIGPARLNGFNGMKGMDPLTVGSFDIEGSALYYVMIALIVIVYIALRMLVNSSIGNVIVATRENPQRAEMLGYDVRKYQLLTFVIGSGLAGLSGALYTSWGQFITPSSIGLPAAAMPIVWVAFSGRNDLTATLVGSFLLLFGFQTITVYSQQAALVLMGALLLATVMLAPQGFVLGIGKLVVDWWSRRRRRDEAPALADAGRLQSDET, from the coding sequence ATGTTGAAGCTGCTCGACGGTCCGCAGACGCTCGGACGCGGAAAGATCTTCTGGTCCTGCTTCGTTGCCGTGCTGGCGGGCGCGTTGATCTATCCGTTGTTCGCCGACTCCTATGATGTCGGCAACTTTGCCTACTTCCTGATCTGGATCTTCATGGCGCTCGGGCTCTGCCTGATGTGGGGCTACGGCGGCATGCTGTCGTTCGGCCAGACCTTCTTCTTTGGCATCGCAGGCTACGGCTATGGCGTGCTCGCCATCAACATGGGCGGGGGAACGGCCACCATCGCGGCCCTCGTGCTCTCGGTTGTCATCGCGATGATGGCGGCGGGGGTCCTCGGCTATTTCATGATCTGGGGTGGCATCAGCGGGATTTTCTTCGGCATCGTGACGCTGTCGGCGACGCTGGTGCTGGCCTTCTTCCTCGGGCAGACGGCAGGGCCGGAATGGCATATCGGTCCGGCCCGGCTCAACGGCTTCAACGGCATGAAGGGAATGGATCCGCTCACCGTCGGCAGCTTCGACATCGAGGGATCGGCGCTCTATTACGTCATGATCGCACTGATCGTGATCGTCTACATCGCGCTGCGCATGCTGGTGAACTCGAGCATCGGCAACGTGATCGTGGCGACCCGCGAAAATCCGCAGCGCGCCGAGATGCTCGGCTACGACGTCCGTAAGTATCAACTCCTGACCTTCGTGATCGGCAGCGGCCTCGCGGGCCTCAGCGGCGCGCTGTACACGTCCTGGGGGCAGTTCATCACGCCGTCCAGCATCGGCCTGCCGGCGGCGGCGATGCCGATCGTGTGGGTGGCGTTCTCCGGACGCAATGATCTGACCGCGACCCTGGTCGGATCGTTCCTGCTGCTGTTCGGCTTCCAGACCATCACGGTCTACAGCCAGCAGGCCGCGCTGGTGCTGATGGGCGCGCTCCTGCTCGCCACCGTGATGCTGGCGCCCCAGGGCTTTGTCCTCGGTATCGGCAAGCTCGTCGTCGATTGGTGGAGCAGACGTCGGCGGCGCGACGAGGCCCCTGCGCTGGCGGATGCCGGCCGTCTGCAATCGGATGAGACCTGA
- a CDS encoding ANTAR domain-containing response regulator, with amino-acid sequence MSKPSSFSLRGRKALVVIKDERDATIVRRQFERLGIDIVTWDGGASIDCRPDVTLIDDEFLPLTSPTQRASLGRGPVIALLGTETPSRLKLVLDLDPASFLVKPLRSAGIYAALVLAFERSERTSELKQQVLKLEQRLRSRRVVLAAVLQVMHTHALAEPAAFALIRRAAMEQRKTIEELSAEITVTGSLPRAAG; translated from the coding sequence ATGAGCAAACCGTCATCATTTTCGCTGCGCGGGCGCAAGGCGCTCGTCGTCATCAAGGACGAGCGCGACGCGACGATCGTCAGGCGCCAGTTCGAACGTCTCGGGATCGACATCGTGACATGGGATGGCGGCGCCAGTATCGACTGCCGGCCGGACGTGACGCTGATCGACGACGAGTTCCTGCCGCTCACCTCACCGACGCAGCGCGCGTCGCTGGGGCGAGGCCCGGTCATTGCCCTGCTCGGCACCGAGACGCCGAGCCGCCTCAAGCTGGTGCTCGACCTCGATCCGGCCTCGTTTCTGGTCAAGCCGCTGCGCTCGGCCGGCATCTATGCCGCGCTCGTCCTGGCCTTCGAGCGAAGCGAACGCACCAGCGAGCTCAAGCAGCAGGTGCTGAAGCTCGAACAGCGCCTGCGATCCCGCCGCGTCGTGCTCGCCGCCGTCCTTCAGGTCATGCACACGCATGCGCTCGCCGAACCGGCCGCCTTTGCGCTGATCCGGCGCGCGGCCATGGAGCAGCGCAAGACCATCGAGGAGCTCTCGGCCGAGATCACGGTAACGGGCTCCCTGCCCCGAGCGGCCGGTTAG
- a CDS encoding ABC transporter ATP-binding protein, with protein MPTDRILDVSGLWAGYGATPILQGVSMQVARGEIVGVIGRNGVGKSTLMRCLIGLLQSWRGTITFMDQDVTELEADARARAGFGYIPQGRDVFPQMSVEENLQVGELIGGPDGKKLPELVYEYFPRLKERRRQIAGTMSGGEQQQLAIGRALIGNPSLMILDEPSEGIQPSIVQHICEALQSFRAELGTTIIFVEQNLDTILAIAQRCYIMEKGKITRSLAGEEVNADNVRAQLLL; from the coding sequence ATGCCCACTGATCGCATCCTGGACGTATCGGGACTTTGGGCGGGCTACGGCGCGACGCCGATCCTGCAGGGCGTCAGCATGCAGGTTGCGCGCGGCGAGATCGTCGGCGTGATCGGCCGCAATGGCGTCGGCAAGTCGACCCTGATGCGGTGCCTGATCGGGCTGCTGCAGTCCTGGCGCGGCACCATCACCTTCATGGATCAGGATGTCACGGAGCTCGAGGCCGATGCGCGAGCGCGTGCCGGCTTCGGCTACATCCCGCAGGGCCGCGATGTCTTCCCGCAGATGAGCGTCGAGGAGAACCTGCAGGTCGGTGAACTGATCGGCGGACCCGATGGAAAGAAGCTGCCGGAACTCGTGTATGAATATTTCCCGCGCCTGAAGGAGCGCCGGCGGCAGATCGCCGGCACCATGTCGGGCGGCGAGCAGCAGCAGCTTGCGATCGGCCGCGCGCTGATCGGTAATCCGTCGTTGATGATCCTCGACGAGCCGTCCGAGGGCATCCAGCCCTCGATCGTGCAGCACATCTGCGAGGCGCTGCAATCGTTCCGAGCCGAGCTCGGGACCACGATCATCTTCGTGGAGCAGAACCTCGACACCATCCTGGCGATCGCCCAGCGCTGCTACATCATGGAGAAGGGCAAGATCACGCGATCGCTGGCCGGCGAGGAGGTCAACGCGGACAATGTTCGCGCGCAGCTGCTGCTTTGA
- a CDS encoding SDR family NAD(P)-dependent oxidoreductase, translating to MDLGLKGAKVLVTGSTKGIGRAIADTFAAEGANVGICARNQADVDTAVAAIKAKGVAAFGGAVDVSNGPALKAWVADMAGKLGGIDVVVANVSALSIGQDEESWEKEFSTDMMGTVRLVNAAMPYLEKSAAAAIVTISSVSGREVDFASGPYGTFKAAIIHYTQGLAYQLAAKGIRANSVSPGNTYFEGGVWNMIKDGNPELYKTALALNPTGRMGTPQEMANAAVFLASRAASFITGTSLVVDGALTRGVQF from the coding sequence ATGGATCTGGGACTCAAGGGAGCAAAGGTTCTCGTGACCGGCAGCACCAAGGGAATCGGACGCGCGATCGCCGACACGTTCGCGGCCGAAGGTGCCAATGTCGGCATCTGCGCGCGCAATCAGGCGGATGTCGACACTGCGGTCGCCGCGATCAAGGCCAAGGGCGTTGCGGCGTTCGGTGGAGCGGTCGACGTCTCGAACGGACCGGCGCTGAAAGCCTGGGTCGCCGACATGGCCGGAAAGCTCGGCGGCATCGATGTCGTGGTCGCCAATGTCAGCGCGCTGTCGATCGGGCAGGACGAGGAGAGCTGGGAGAAGGAATTCTCCACCGACATGATGGGGACGGTGCGCCTCGTCAACGCGGCGATGCCCTATCTCGAGAAAAGCGCGGCGGCGGCGATCGTCACCATCTCCAGCGTGTCGGGGCGCGAGGTCGATTTTGCCAGCGGTCCTTACGGGACGTTCAAGGCCGCGATCATCCACTACACGCAGGGCCTCGCCTACCAGCTCGCGGCCAAGGGCATCCGGGCCAATTCGGTGTCGCCGGGCAACACCTATTTCGAGGGCGGTGTCTGGAACATGATCAAGGACGGCAATCCCGAACTCTACAAGACCGCGCTGGCGCTCAATCCGACCGGTCGCATGGGCACGCCGCAGGAAATGGCGAATGCCGCGGTATTTCTCGCGAGCAGGGCGGCGAGCTTCATCACGGGCACCAGCCTCGTCGTGGACGGCGCCTTGACGCGCGGCGTTCAGTTCTAG
- a CDS encoding ABC transporter permease subunit, translating to MSAELFSVFYQFADVFAFLILSAAGLAIVFGMMGVINMAHGEFIMCGAYVTVGLVNLGVPLPIAQILAALTAGIIGMIVEYLVVRRFYKRPLDSLLATWGLSLIVTQSMLLIVGSAVRGIGTPEGSFAIGGYTFSTYRLVLFGCAVAVLAGLYIVFMKTRFGVIARATMQNAAMAKALGARTGRIYSISFGIGTALAGLCGALYAPTMTLIPTMGATFVVESFVTVVIGGANVLLGTAPAAVFLAMIRMALNASYGQIIGQIGMLFAVILIIRVLPEGLSSVLVRRGR from the coding sequence ATGTCGGCTGAACTCTTCTCGGTATTCTATCAGTTCGCCGACGTCTTCGCGTTCCTGATCCTGTCGGCCGCGGGCCTTGCCATCGTGTTCGGCATGATGGGCGTCATTAACATGGCGCATGGCGAGTTCATCATGTGCGGGGCCTACGTGACGGTCGGGCTCGTCAATCTCGGCGTGCCGCTCCCGATCGCCCAGATCCTCGCAGCGCTGACCGCGGGGATCATCGGCATGATCGTCGAGTACCTCGTCGTGCGGCGCTTCTACAAACGTCCGCTCGACTCCCTTCTGGCGACCTGGGGCCTCAGCCTGATCGTGACGCAGTCGATGCTGCTGATCGTAGGCTCCGCGGTGCGCGGTATCGGCACGCCGGAAGGAAGTTTTGCGATCGGCGGCTACACATTCTCGACCTATCGCCTCGTGCTGTTCGGCTGTGCGGTGGCGGTGCTGGCCGGGCTCTACATCGTCTTCATGAAGACGCGCTTTGGCGTGATCGCGCGCGCCACAATGCAGAATGCGGCAATGGCGAAGGCGCTCGGCGCGCGCACCGGCCGTATCTATTCCATCAGCTTCGGGATCGGCACGGCGCTCGCAGGACTCTGCGGCGCGCTCTACGCGCCGACCATGACGCTGATCCCGACCATGGGCGCGACCTTCGTGGTCGAGAGCTTTGTCACCGTCGTGATCGGCGGCGCCAATGTCCTGCTCGGAACCGCACCGGCGGCAGTGTTCCTGGCGATGATCAGGATGGCGCTCAATGCGAGCTACGGGCAGATCATCGGGCAGATCGGCATGCTGTTTGCCGTGATCCTGATCATACGGGTGCTGCCCGAGGGGTTATCCAGCGTGCTGGTTCGTCGTGGGCGCTAG
- a CDS encoding acetamidase/formamidase family protein, protein MTEDWLKSSIMAKRAVAKGATGTTHSLTIEQQGSFHYVYGPYAKPTLSIDPGGVVIVETEDAFGGVLTSESDSPTAKLNFPYLNPQCGPIAVKGARKGDCLAVYIRDVETRGAQPAGTTCIIPEFGGLVGTASTALLNPPLPERVKKLHVDRNGVRWSDKITLPYEPFIGTIGVSPEIEAISSLQPDYHGGNMDLPDVAPGSIIYFPVHTEGGLLYVGDCHATQGDGELSGVALEQRATVTLQIDLIKNWSFAWPRLETRDFIMTIGSARPLEDAARIAYRELVRWMSADYGFDEIDAYMLLSQAGRMRLGNMVDPKYTMGASILKNYLKA, encoded by the coding sequence ATGACCGAAGACTGGTTGAAGAGTTCCATCATGGCCAAGCGGGCCGTCGCCAAGGGCGCGACGGGCACGACCCATAGTTTGACGATCGAGCAACAGGGCAGCTTCCATTACGTCTATGGACCTTATGCCAAGCCGACCCTATCGATCGATCCGGGCGGGGTGGTCATCGTCGAGACTGAGGATGCCTTCGGCGGCGTGCTCACCAGCGAAAGCGACAGCCCCACGGCGAAGCTGAATTTCCCTTACCTGAACCCGCAGTGCGGGCCGATCGCGGTCAAGGGCGCCAGGAAGGGCGATTGCCTCGCCGTCTATATCCGCGACGTCGAGACCCGCGGCGCGCAGCCGGCAGGCACCACCTGCATCATTCCGGAGTTCGGCGGCCTGGTCGGGACCGCATCCACGGCGCTGCTCAATCCGCCGCTGCCGGAGCGCGTCAAGAAGCTGCACGTCGACCGCAACGGCGTGCGCTGGAGCGACAAGATCACGCTGCCCTATGAGCCGTTCATCGGCACCATCGGCGTGTCGCCCGAGATCGAGGCGATCTCCTCGCTGCAGCCCGACTATCACGGCGGCAACATGGACCTGCCCGACGTCGCACCTGGCTCCATCATCTATTTTCCGGTGCATACCGAAGGCGGGCTGCTCTATGTCGGCGATTGCCACGCAACCCAGGGCGACGGCGAGCTTTCGGGCGTGGCGCTCGAACAGCGCGCGACCGTGACGCTGCAGATCGACCTGATCAAGAACTGGAGCTTTGCCTGGCCGCGGCTCGAGACGCGCGACTTCATCATGACGATCGGCAGCGCACGCCCGCTCGAAGACGCGGCACGGATCGCCTATCGCGAGCTCGTGCGGTGGATGAGCGCCGATTACGGCTTCGATGAGATCGACGCCTACATGCTGCTCAGCCAGGCCGGCCGCATGCGGCTCGGCAACATGGTCGACCCCAAATACACGATGGGGGCGTCGATCCTGAAGAATTACCTCAAGGCGTGA
- a CDS encoding urea ABC transporter substrate-binding protein — MALLGAVLGTAVIGAAQAADPPLKVGLLEDVSGDLAFMGMPKLHGSQLAVEEINKSGGILGRQIELIHLDPQGDNARYQEFGRRLLNRDKVDVLIGGITSASREALRPIVDRTTTPYFYTNQYEGGVCDASMVSMGAVPEQQFSTLIPWMVQKFGKKVYVIAADYNFGQISAEWNRKIMKDLGGEVVGEEFIPLGVSQFAQTIQNIQKAKPDWLLTINVGAAQDSFFEQAAAANLNLPMGSSIKVMLGFEHKRFKPPALNNMHATANWFEEIDTPEANDFKKRWHAKFPDELYINDMGYNAYNALYMYKALVEKAKSTKLEDMRKVIATGDACIDAPEGKVCIDPKSQHTSHRMRLISVGPKHEVTVEKDYGTIQPYWLGEIGCDLTKKNDKDQYTPSHLPSKS; from the coding sequence ATGGCTTTGCTTGGTGCCGTACTCGGGACGGCTGTCATTGGTGCTGCTCAGGCGGCCGACCCGCCGCTCAAGGTTGGCTTGCTGGAGGACGTCTCCGGCGATCTGGCATTCATGGGCATGCCGAAGCTACATGGATCGCAACTGGCGGTCGAGGAGATCAACAAGAGCGGCGGCATTCTCGGCCGCCAGATCGAGTTGATTCACCTTGATCCCCAAGGTGACAATGCCCGCTACCAGGAGTTCGGCCGAAGGCTGCTCAACCGCGACAAGGTCGACGTGCTGATCGGCGGCATTACCTCGGCGTCGCGCGAGGCGTTGCGTCCGATCGTCGATCGCACCACCACGCCGTACTTCTACACGAACCAGTATGAAGGCGGCGTCTGCGATGCCTCCATGGTCAGCATGGGCGCGGTGCCGGAGCAGCAGTTCTCGACCCTGATCCCCTGGATGGTCCAGAAGTTCGGCAAGAAAGTCTACGTCATCGCCGCAGACTATAATTTCGGCCAGATCTCGGCGGAGTGGAACCGCAAGATCATGAAGGACCTCGGCGGCGAGGTGGTGGGCGAGGAGTTCATCCCGCTCGGCGTCTCGCAGTTCGCGCAGACGATCCAGAACATCCAGAAGGCGAAGCCGGATTGGCTGCTGACGATCAATGTCGGCGCCGCGCAGGACTCGTTCTTCGAGCAGGCGGCCGCGGCCAACCTCAATTTGCCGATGGGGTCCTCGATCAAGGTCATGCTCGGCTTCGAGCACAAGCGGTTCAAGCCGCCGGCGCTCAACAACATGCATGCGACCGCCAATTGGTTCGAGGAGATCGACACGCCCGAAGCCAACGACTTCAAGAAGCGCTGGCACGCCAAGTTCCCCGACGAGCTCTACATCAACGACATGGGCTACAACGCCTATAACGCGCTCTATATGTACAAGGCGCTGGTCGAGAAGGCGAAGTCGACCAAGCTCGAGGACATGCGCAAGGTGATCGCGACCGGTGATGCCTGCATCGACGCACCCGAGGGCAAGGTCTGCATCGATCCGAAGAGCCAGCATACGTCGCACCGCATGCGCCTGATCTCGGTCGGACCCAAGCATGAGGTGACGGTCGAGAAGGATTACGGAACGATCCAGCCATACTGGCTCGGCGAGATCGGCTGCGACCTCACTAAGAAGAACGACAAGGATCAGTACACGCCGAGTCATCTTCCCAGCAAATCGTGA